The uncultured Hyphomonas sp. genome includes a region encoding these proteins:
- a CDS encoding transcriptional repressor, with protein sequence MTDARRIIVEVIQDAEDHPDALVLQERAHMRDSSISMATIYRTLKLLEELDLINRHDFGDGRARYEEADKEHHDHLINLETGEIIEFHNEGLEELKRAIAERLGYDLKDHRLELYGVPLND encoded by the coding sequence TTGACGGACGCACGGCGGATTATTGTCGAGGTAATTCAGGATGCGGAGGACCATCCGGATGCATTGGTCCTGCAGGAGCGGGCACACATGCGTGACTCCTCAATATCCATGGCCACGATCTATCGCACGCTTAAATTGTTGGAAGAGCTTGACCTGATCAACCGTCATGACTTCGGCGATGGCCGGGCCCGGTATGAGGAGGCTGACAAGGAGCATCATGACCACCTGATCAATCTGGAAACCGGAGAAATCATTGAGTTCCACAATGAGGGGCTTGAAGAGCTCAAGCGCGCGATCGCGGAGCGTCTGGGGTATGACCTAAAGGATCATCGTCTTGAACTTTATGGTGTTCCCCTAAATGACTAG
- a CDS encoding TonB-dependent receptor, with product MFNHRAGRLTLQVTTSVLVLLAVQQNAIAQESLPQGDDEFLGTIQLGQSKRAVKTDTAVPETEIDQEEIDDRQAGTIAELIDSVPGVSLVNGQTPIGSGINIRGFGANGTYGTDQKVAVQVDGASVGSEELYRIGTQLFTDPALYKSVQVIRGTVGSFEYGSGIIGGVVRLETIDASDMTGGTPGFAFRQTLGGSTNMDGFNSSSTLAVQATENLEFLANYSWREQHDQEDGQDNVIENSAFELPSYLVKARYTFGDHSITGSYTNTETTERDKPYDSFGTSGGSFGNVDRDTTSETFSVKYNYNPVANDLVNIDAIYSYANQEIEQECIAASAPFGCFAVVEADQQYETTKLTVKNSAFIEMGAITHDLRTGIEYMLKERLDASSAPGGEDNRYALFVVDQVEFGQGWSFTPALRYETSEVEGTLDSGSDVSYDNSALMGGASLRKAFDNGFALFGSYAYTESLPIIDDLENATYMEQPEIGKTYEFGGSYDRIGIFSEGDSLALKANYYHTDLEDNTSYSGVDSVELQGLELEGSYARADGYYADVNAHIVDGEETSSSTGAISDWRNLPASSLRMTLGKRFDRLADLSGEIVAVDEIDVNGTTDPGFVIANLRATFSPQEGVLDGIAFRFGVENLLDKNYTPNLATRPAPGRNFKFTVSKTF from the coding sequence ATGTTCAATCACCGCGCCGGAAGGCTGACACTTCAGGTAACCACGTCCGTTCTCGTTCTGTTGGCCGTACAGCAGAATGCTATCGCGCAGGAAAGCCTGCCACAGGGAGACGACGAGTTTCTGGGAACAATTCAACTTGGTCAAAGCAAGCGCGCGGTGAAGACCGATACAGCCGTGCCGGAAACGGAAATCGACCAGGAAGAGATCGACGACCGCCAGGCCGGCACAATCGCCGAGCTGATCGACTCAGTTCCCGGCGTGTCCCTGGTGAACGGCCAGACTCCGATCGGCTCGGGAATCAACATTCGCGGCTTCGGCGCAAACGGCACATACGGCACCGACCAGAAAGTCGCAGTGCAGGTGGATGGCGCCAGCGTTGGCTCTGAAGAACTCTATCGGATCGGAACGCAGCTTTTCACTGATCCGGCACTCTACAAGAGCGTTCAGGTGATCCGCGGGACAGTCGGCAGCTTTGAATACGGCTCCGGCATCATCGGCGGTGTCGTCCGCCTCGAAACGATCGATGCCTCAGACATGACCGGCGGCACACCGGGCTTCGCCTTCCGGCAGACGCTCGGCGGATCGACCAACATGGATGGCTTCAACTCATCCAGCACGCTCGCCGTGCAGGCCACCGAAAATCTGGAATTCCTTGCCAATTACTCCTGGCGCGAACAGCACGACCAGGAAGACGGCCAGGACAATGTCATCGAAAACAGCGCGTTCGAACTCCCGTCTTACCTGGTGAAAGCCCGCTACACCTTCGGCGATCACAGCATCACGGGCAGCTATACGAACACAGAAACCACCGAGCGCGACAAGCCCTATGACTCTTTCGGAACCAGTGGCGGTTCGTTCGGCAATGTTGACCGTGACACGACCTCGGAAACCTTCTCGGTCAAGTACAACTACAACCCGGTCGCAAACGACCTTGTGAACATCGATGCGATTTACTCCTACGCAAATCAGGAGATTGAACAGGAGTGTATTGCCGCTAGCGCCCCCTTCGGTTGTTTCGCGGTCGTAGAGGCGGACCAGCAATACGAAACCACGAAGCTGACCGTGAAGAACTCCGCATTCATCGAAATGGGCGCCATCACCCACGATCTGCGGACAGGCATCGAGTACATGCTGAAGGAACGTCTGGACGCAAGTTCGGCCCCCGGTGGTGAAGACAATCGCTACGCGCTCTTCGTGGTCGACCAGGTCGAATTCGGTCAGGGCTGGAGCTTCACACCTGCCCTGCGCTACGAGACCTCCGAGGTTGAAGGCACACTCGATAGCGGAAGCGATGTCAGCTACGACAACAGCGCGCTGATGGGCGGTGCATCCCTGCGCAAGGCCTTCGACAATGGTTTTGCTCTCTTCGGCAGCTATGCCTACACCGAAAGCCTGCCCATCATCGATGACCTCGAAAACGCCACCTACATGGAACAGCCGGAAATCGGCAAAACCTATGAATTCGGCGGGTCGTATGACCGCATCGGCATCTTCTCAGAAGGTGACTCGCTCGCCCTGAAGGCGAATTATTACCACACGGACCTTGAGGACAACACGTCTTACTCCGGCGTTGATTCTGTCGAGCTGCAGGGTCTGGAACTTGAAGGTTCCTATGCCCGCGCAGACGGCTACTATGCCGATGTCAACGCCCACATTGTCGATGGTGAAGAAACCAGTTCCAGCACCGGCGCCATCAGCGATTGGCGTAACCTGCCGGCGAGTTCGCTTCGCATGACGCTCGGCAAGCGGTTTGACCGCCTCGCTGATCTTTCCGGTGAGATTGTTGCGGTCGACGAAATTGACGTGAACGGAACGACTGACCCCGGCTTCGTCATCGCAAACCTTCGGGCAACCTTCTCTCCTCAGGAAGGCGTTCTGGACGGCATCGCATTCCGGTTCGGCGTCGAGAACCTGCTCGACAAGAACTACACGCCGAACCTGGCCACGCGCCCGGCGCCTGGACGGAACTTCAAGTTCACGGTGTCAAAAACCTTCTAA
- a CDS encoding MotA/TolQ/ExbB proton channel family protein, translated as MSILAPVQQFISLGGPVLVILAGVSVVTLAIVLLKFWQFRAEGVGRHKEIREALAQWDAGQAEAATGRLKQSASYLARVLQLAIEVEDRPEGARRMEAEAEEAFMPLERGLRVLDIVVQLAPLLGLFGTVLGMIEAFQSLQEAGSQVDPSALAGGIWVALLTTAAGLAVAMPTSMALTWFESRINADRTLAETAFAVFLTPLKPAPATTANSNVRYGT; from the coding sequence ATGTCCATTCTCGCCCCCGTGCAGCAATTCATCTCCCTTGGTGGACCGGTGCTGGTGATCCTCGCCGGCGTCTCGGTCGTCACATTGGCGATCGTGCTGTTGAAATTCTGGCAGTTCCGCGCCGAGGGCGTTGGCCGGCACAAGGAAATCCGCGAGGCACTGGCCCAATGGGATGCCGGACAGGCCGAGGCCGCCACCGGGCGCCTGAAACAATCGGCGAGTTATCTTGCCCGCGTCCTCCAGCTCGCTATCGAAGTGGAAGACCGGCCAGAAGGTGCCCGCCGCATGGAGGCGGAGGCCGAGGAAGCCTTCATGCCGCTGGAACGAGGTTTGCGCGTGCTCGACATTGTCGTTCAGCTCGCCCCCCTGCTCGGCCTTTTCGGCACAGTGCTGGGCATGATCGAGGCGTTCCAGTCGCTACAGGAAGCAGGCTCACAGGTCGATCCATCAGCGCTCGCTGGCGGAATCTGGGTGGCGCTCCTGACCACAGCGGCAGGCTTGGCCGTGGCAATGCCAACCTCCATGGCGCTGACCTGGTTCGAAAGCCGTATCAATGCCGACCGCACACTCGCAGAGACTGCCTTTGCCGTGTTCCTGACGCCGCTGAAGCCAGCCCCCGCCACAACCGCCAACTCGAATGTGCGGTATGGCACTTAA
- a CDS encoding biopolymer transporter ExbD, with the protein MALKRITRRRTLSITSLIDVIFLLLLFFMLASTFSKFSEMDIAAAGPGDEADSAASVVIELAIDAHHMRLDGAVLPAHGWTAALQARLTDDTVVALSVAPEIRTQRMTDVLAELNQIPGLTVYLVETP; encoded by the coding sequence ATGGCACTTAAGCGCATCACTCGCCGCAGGACGCTGTCGATCACGTCGCTTATCGACGTGATCTTCCTTTTGCTGCTTTTCTTCATGCTGGCCTCAACCTTCTCGAAATTTTCGGAAATGGATATCGCCGCCGCCGGACCGGGAGACGAGGCCGACAGTGCAGCGTCCGTTGTCATCGAACTTGCCATTGATGCCCACCACATGCGCCTCGACGGCGCGGTCCTGCCCGCACATGGCTGGACGGCAGCGCTTCAGGCAAGGCTGACAGACGATACTGTCGTCGCGCTGAGTGTCGCACCAGAAATCAGGACCCAGCGAATGACGGACGTGCTGGCCGAGCTGAACCAGATACCCGGTCTCACAGTCTATTTGGTGGAGACACCATGA
- a CDS encoding biopolymer transporter ExbD, with protein sequence MRRTRSQSEREPTTALINIVFLILIFFMVTGSLAAPPLASPDYVESDAGECCVPPDALIITANGKLFFRNQPVPTVEAYLEQIGDETPARLLPDKALPAADLLRFVSQTQDAGANHVILMTETLPQ encoded by the coding sequence ATGAGACGCACCCGTTCACAGTCGGAGCGTGAGCCCACAACTGCGCTGATCAACATCGTATTCCTGATCCTCATCTTCTTCATGGTGACCGGATCACTGGCAGCGCCGCCGCTCGCGTCTCCGGATTATGTCGAGAGCGATGCGGGCGAGTGCTGCGTACCGCCTGATGCGCTTATCATTACCGCGAATGGAAAATTGTTTTTCCGCAACCAGCCCGTGCCGACCGTCGAAGCCTATCTTGAGCAGATCGGTGACGAAACCCCTGCCCGCCTCCTGCCGGACAAGGCACTTCCGGCGGCAGACCTGCTGCGCTTCGTCAGTCAGACGCAGGACGCCGGGGCGAACCACGTGATTCTCATGACGGAGACTTTGCCGCAATGA
- a CDS encoding TonB family protein has protein sequence MNRILMIRVGVAAGASMAFHLAVFAAAGSGSSSTQMPRNSAEIRIGHPPGHGPATKAAGSEPETMPASMRAPDPEPPQPAPTPAPPPQPEPPPRPVKPKPSPIAQAELAPTDIAEVPPASPPTAPVPNTAVQPENDQTANESAYSGSDRSPVEGTDASSSGGASNKSASNEGASGTTGEASASTGSGASDAGDAASTNYAGLVMLHLSKVRRPRASSPGSAFVSFTIGFQGQLEELRIVKSSRSARFDRDAMKVVRRATPFPVPPPGVNRSFSVEIEGS, from the coding sequence ATGAACCGTATTCTGATGATCCGGGTCGGAGTGGCCGCTGGCGCATCCATGGCTTTCCACCTTGCCGTTTTCGCCGCAGCAGGTTCCGGCAGCTCGTCCACGCAAATGCCTAGAAACAGCGCCGAAATCCGCATCGGCCATCCACCAGGCCATGGTCCTGCCACGAAAGCGGCTGGCAGCGAACCAGAGACGATGCCTGCCAGTATGCGCGCCCCGGATCCGGAACCACCTCAACCCGCCCCCACCCCGGCACCTCCCCCCCAGCCGGAACCACCTCCCCGGCCCGTCAAACCGAAGCCCTCCCCAATTGCGCAGGCTGAGCTTGCCCCCACCGACATAGCTGAGGTGCCGCCAGCCTCGCCACCAACGGCACCTGTTCCGAATACCGCCGTCCAGCCCGAGAACGACCAGACGGCGAATGAAAGCGCATATTCCGGGAGTGATCGCAGCCCAGTTGAGGGCACTGACGCCTCCTCTTCAGGCGGCGCCAGCAACAAATCCGCTTCGAATGAGGGGGCTTCCGGAACCACCGGAGAAGCCAGTGCCTCGACTGGCTCCGGCGCATCCGACGCCGGCGATGCAGCGTCCACGAATTATGCAGGTCTCGTAATGCTGCACCTTTCCAAAGTCCGCCGGCCGCGGGCATCCAGCCCCGGCTCCGCCTTTGTTTCCTTCACCATCGGGTTCCAGGGCCAGCTCGAAGAGCTCCGCATCGTGAAATCTTCACGCTCTGCCCGGTTTGACCGGGATGCGATGAAGGTCGTGCGCCGGGCGACGCCGTTCCCCGTCCCGCCACCCGGTGTCAACCGGTCCTTCTCGGTCGAAATCGAAGGCAGTTAG
- a CDS encoding PepSY-associated TM helix domain-containing protein, protein MKADLNMPLRSRLLKRPKFNKGAFYRTCRMLHAYLSAAAFILLIFFALTGFLLNHPQWFGAARVSGGESMVELDPQYLDQALNSPDAGKALAELVGATTPIKGAYQDGEVFEDEAYLRFAGVKGTTDIVVDIEAASAEVEVSRANLTSILHDLHRGKDAGPVWKRLIDVTAILIIAMSLAGLILFLSLRFRLATSLKIMGATLGVFAVIFIFLTP, encoded by the coding sequence ATGAAGGCCGACCTCAACATGCCTCTCCGCAGCCGGCTGCTGAAGCGACCCAAATTCAACAAGGGTGCGTTCTATCGCACCTGCCGGATGCTACATGCGTATCTTTCGGCGGCAGCTTTTATCTTGCTGATTTTCTTTGCGCTGACAGGGTTTCTCCTGAACCACCCTCAATGGTTCGGCGCCGCGCGCGTCTCCGGCGGAGAGAGCATGGTTGAGCTCGACCCGCAATATCTCGATCAAGCGCTCAACTCGCCTGACGCCGGAAAGGCGCTCGCTGAACTGGTCGGTGCGACGACACCGATCAAGGGCGCCTATCAGGATGGCGAAGTGTTTGAGGACGAAGCTTATCTGCGCTTCGCTGGCGTAAAAGGTACGACGGACATTGTTGTCGACATCGAAGCCGCTTCGGCTGAGGTGGAGGTGAGCCGGGCAAACCTGACTTCTATTCTGCACGACCTGCACCGGGGCAAGGATGCAGGACCGGTCTGGAAGCGGTTGATCGACGTGACGGCCATTCTGATCATCGCCATGTCGCTAGCCGGCCTGATCCTGTTCCTGTCCCTGCGTTTCCGTCTGGCGACCAGCTTGAAGATCATGGGCGCGACGCTTGGCGTGTTCGCCGTTATCTTTATTTTCCTGACGCCCTAA
- a CDS encoding DUF2271 domain-containing protein, which yields MLFPKALLAVVLSGVATLTAAAEAKTFNRHRDHVLGTSFDLVVVAESEAAANRVEAAMLEEIARLNDVLSNYDASSEISRLNTKPQSKVSEDLMQVLSTCEAFREQSNDAISCRIGEVVSIWKTAEENDAVPDRANLRLVSGQAKRADVVLNKAADTVSRPESVVFRTDAIAKGYIIDKALEAGRKAAPDAHGMLLNIGGDQKVWGVAPHDGEWRTGISSFSASGASDGPMLSFAAGALATSGTGPRDRVIGGKHFGHIITPADGWVAEGKLRASVYAEDAMTADALSTALMVMNISDAISMIEGMEGVEASVTADDGRVYSSTGWAALEHADTAAGTGRAEPAWPGGYQLTVDLEIPDLSVAKYERPYVAVWIADADRNLIRILMLAGDEPRWMEENYYWFRRFGRKAGSLVDAMSGPTRRPGEYTLVWDGLDDDGKPVPPGDYILHIEAAREHGDHQHESLDLPLADGSFTKDIPAGVELGTVRVSFGTPK from the coding sequence ATGCTCTTTCCGAAAGCCTTGCTCGCCGTGGTCCTGTCAGGTGTCGCGACTCTGACTGCAGCTGCTGAAGCCAAGACGTTTAACCGGCACAGGGATCACGTGCTGGGCACGTCCTTCGACCTTGTCGTCGTGGCCGAAAGCGAGGCCGCTGCAAACCGGGTGGAGGCCGCCATGCTGGAGGAAATTGCCCGGCTGAATGATGTGCTCAGCAATTACGATGCCTCAAGCGAAATCTCACGGCTGAACACCAAACCCCAGTCGAAGGTCTCGGAGGATCTGATGCAGGTGCTCTCCACCTGTGAGGCGTTCCGTGAGCAGAGTAATGATGCGATAAGCTGCCGCATCGGGGAAGTTGTTTCGATTTGGAAAACCGCGGAAGAGAATGATGCGGTTCCGGACCGGGCGAACCTCCGCTTGGTTTCCGGCCAGGCCAAGCGCGCGGATGTTGTGCTCAACAAGGCGGCCGACACCGTATCGCGTCCCGAATCGGTCGTGTTCCGAACGGACGCAATCGCCAAGGGCTACATTATCGACAAGGCGCTGGAGGCGGGACGCAAGGCAGCACCTGATGCACACGGGATGTTGCTGAACATCGGTGGAGATCAAAAGGTCTGGGGAGTAGCCCCTCATGACGGCGAATGGCGCACAGGCATCAGCAGCTTCTCTGCATCCGGTGCTTCTGATGGGCCAATGCTTAGCTTTGCTGCAGGGGCACTCGCGACCAGTGGCACCGGGCCGCGCGACCGGGTCATTGGCGGCAAACATTTCGGGCACATCATTACGCCGGCTGATGGCTGGGTCGCCGAAGGCAAACTGCGAGCCAGTGTCTACGCAGAAGATGCAATGACGGCGGATGCACTGTCCACGGCGCTGATGGTGATGAATATAAGCGACGCGATTTCCATGATCGAGGGAATGGAAGGCGTCGAAGCGTCCGTGACTGCCGATGATGGCCGGGTCTACAGTTCAACTGGTTGGGCGGCGCTGGAACATGCGGACACCGCCGCCGGGACAGGCCGTGCCGAGCCAGCCTGGCCCGGCGGCTACCAACTCACCGTCGATCTGGAAATTCCGGACCTCAGTGTTGCGAAGTATGAGCGCCCCTACGTCGCGGTATGGATTGCCGATGCAGACCGGAACCTGATCCGTATCCTGATGCTGGCCGGTGACGAGCCGCGCTGGATGGAAGAGAACTACTATTGGTTCCGGCGCTTTGGCCGGAAAGCGGGAAGCCTCGTGGACGCCATGTCCGGTCCAACCCGGCGGCCGGGCGAATATACGCTGGTCTGGGACGGACTGGACGATGATGGCAAACCTGTGCCACCCGGTGACTACATCCTTCATATCGAAGCTGCCCGCGAACATGGCGATCACCAGCACGAAAGCCTGGACCTGCCGCTAGCGGACGGGAGTTTCACAAAAGACATCCCCGCGGGTGTCGAACTCGGTACGGTGCGCGTCAGCTTCGGAACACCGAAATGA
- a CDS encoding DUF4198 domain-containing protein: MKFRLCVAALVAAMAIPAASAHTSYLLPTVFTTAKGNFVTLQASFTDDFATPEIAVDSDDYHVVSPDGSRDEYKSITPFRQVVILESPLTEEGTYRFTTGARLGRSSKVVLVDGEWKPLFEPGAEVPENATKVITSQTETVADVYVTKGPSTRASVDTTIGRLAIRPDTHPNEIYLDEGFSLDVTFDGAPLVDQTLTLSRNGGDYEAPKFEQELQTDAAGHLNISFDKPGIYLIMTRHRAEAPAGAETDERSYTTSLTFEVLR; this comes from the coding sequence TTGAAATTCAGACTTTGCGTTGCAGCGCTCGTGGCGGCGATGGCCATCCCTGCCGCGTCCGCCCACACCTCCTACCTCCTGCCGACCGTATTCACGACCGCCAAGGGCAATTTCGTGACCCTGCAGGCTTCATTTACGGATGACTTCGCCACGCCGGAAATCGCAGTTGATTCGGACGATTATCATGTCGTCTCACCCGACGGATCTCGTGACGAGTACAAATCAATCACGCCGTTTCGCCAGGTCGTCATCCTGGAAAGTCCGCTTACCGAGGAAGGCACCTACCGGTTCACGACGGGCGCCCGCCTCGGACGTTCCAGCAAGGTCGTCCTTGTGGATGGTGAATGGAAGCCACTGTTCGAACCAGGCGCGGAAGTCCCCGAAAACGCGACGAAAGTCATCACCAGCCAGACCGAAACTGTTGCGGATGTCTACGTCACCAAAGGGCCTTCGACGCGGGCCTCCGTCGACACAACAATCGGACGGCTGGCCATCCGCCCGGACACCCATCCAAATGAAATATATCTCGACGAAGGTTTCTCTCTCGACGTGACATTCGACGGCGCTCCGCTCGTGGATCAGACGCTCACACTCTCCCGCAATGGAGGCGACTATGAAGCCCCGAAATTCGAGCAAGAGCTTCAAACGGACGCCGCAGGTCATCTCAACATCAGTTTCGACAAGCCCGGAATCTACCTGATCATGACGCGTCACCGCGCCGAAGCGCCTGCTGGCGCGGAGACCGATGAACGCAGCTACACCACATCCCTTACTTTTGAAGTCCTGCGCTAA
- the recJ gene encoding single-stranded-DNA-specific exonuclease RecJ has translation MTATARKTDNGRLFAVDRSATGRFWTLADADESLVRRLAPAVGGSDLLARLLAERGVDPEGAGAYLAPTLRETFPNPSSFADMDRAAEVVLDAILEKKRVTVFADYDVDGGTSSAILARYFRAWGQELGLYVPDRLEEGYGPSPEAFRHLKETGSDLVITVDCGAAAVGALEEAERIGLEVVVIDHHLMSGHNPPALALVNPNRPDDTSGQGHLAAAGVVFVFVAALNRLARERGIAPPDGLPDIMAQLDLAALGTLCDMAPLHGVNRAFVRQGLTMLSRGQNEGLRALAEVSGIQKVETVYHATFMLGPRLNAGGRVGDPWLAAKLLATDDRAEAIALAEQLHGLNEERKAVEAAILDQAVLQAEKALEKTPERGILIAAGEGWHPGVIGIVAGRLKDRFHLPSIVIGWGKGLGPVAKGSGRSVTGVNIGDAIAAAAREGVILSGGGHAMAGGLSLEPEQLEAFDAWMVAHMAQFTAERAAALELPIDAVLAPGAASPELVDRVAEIGPFGAGSPEPVFALQSVQVSYARQVGANHWKFTAEDASGRLDCIAWRAVGAPLGEALMPGNRVHLAGRLKADEWNGRRRVQLDVMDAASA, from the coding sequence ATGACAGCTACCGCCCGAAAAACCGACAATGGCCGCTTGTTTGCGGTGGACCGCTCTGCAACGGGCCGGTTCTGGACGCTTGCGGATGCCGATGAGTCGCTTGTGCGCCGACTCGCGCCAGCTGTGGGCGGCTCGGATCTTCTGGCGCGCCTGCTGGCCGAGCGCGGCGTCGATCCCGAAGGGGCCGGCGCTTACCTCGCGCCGACTTTACGTGAGACTTTCCCCAACCCGTCCAGCTTTGCCGACATGGACAGGGCCGCCGAGGTCGTTCTCGACGCGATCCTCGAAAAGAAACGCGTCACGGTCTTCGCTGACTATGATGTGGACGGCGGGACAAGTTCTGCGATCCTGGCGCGCTATTTCCGTGCCTGGGGGCAGGAGCTGGGGCTCTACGTGCCGGACCGGCTGGAAGAAGGCTACGGCCCCTCACCAGAGGCGTTCCGGCACCTGAAGGAGACCGGATCGGATCTGGTCATCACGGTTGATTGCGGCGCGGCGGCGGTCGGTGCTCTGGAAGAAGCTGAGCGGATCGGTCTGGAAGTGGTGGTGATCGACCACCACCTGATGTCCGGGCACAATCCGCCTGCATTGGCTCTGGTCAACCCGAACCGGCCCGACGACACATCCGGGCAGGGGCATCTTGCCGCTGCGGGTGTGGTCTTTGTTTTTGTCGCCGCCCTGAACCGCCTCGCGCGGGAGCGGGGCATCGCGCCACCGGATGGGCTGCCCGACATCATGGCCCAGCTGGATCTCGCCGCGCTTGGCACATTGTGCGACATGGCTCCGCTCCACGGCGTGAACCGCGCCTTTGTGCGTCAGGGGCTGACCATGCTGTCACGCGGCCAGAATGAGGGCCTGCGGGCGCTGGCAGAAGTTTCGGGCATCCAGAAGGTCGAGACCGTCTACCACGCGACATTCATGCTGGGGCCGCGCCTGAACGCCGGTGGGCGTGTGGGCGACCCATGGCTGGCTGCCAAGCTTCTCGCCACTGACGACCGCGCTGAGGCCATCGCGCTGGCTGAACAGCTGCATGGCCTCAATGAAGAGCGTAAGGCGGTGGAAGCCGCCATTCTCGATCAGGCCGTCCTGCAAGCCGAGAAGGCGCTGGAGAAGACCCCGGAGCGCGGCATCCTGATCGCAGCGGGAGAGGGCTGGCATCCGGGCGTGATCGGCATCGTTGCGGGCCGCCTGAAAGACCGGTTCCACCTGCCCAGCATTGTGATCGGATGGGGCAAGGGGCTCGGCCCCGTCGCCAAGGGATCTGGCCGCTCCGTGACGGGCGTGAACATCGGTGACGCGATCGCGGCTGCCGCGCGTGAGGGCGTGATCCTCTCTGGTGGCGGGCATGCCATGGCAGGCGGGCTCAGCCTTGAACCGGAGCAATTGGAGGCCTTCGATGCGTGGATGGTTGCCCATATGGCGCAGTTCACCGCAGAGCGCGCTGCCGCGCTGGAATTGCCTATCGATGCGGTGCTGGCGCCGGGCGCAGCTTCACCGGAACTGGTAGACCGTGTGGCGGAGATCGGCCCCTTTGGGGCAGGTTCGCCGGAACCGGTATTTGCGCTTCAATCGGTGCAGGTTTCCTATGCCCGGCAGGTCGGCGCCAATCACTGGAAGTTCACCGCAGAGGACGCTTCCGGCCGTCTCGATTGCATCGCCTGGCGCGCAGTCGGCGCACCTCTGGGCGAGGCGCTGATGCCTGGAAACCGCGTGCATCTAGCCGGCCGCCTCAAGGCGGATGAGTGGAATGGCAGGCGCCGTGTGCAGCTGGACGTGATGGATGCGGCCAGTGCCTGA
- the glpX gene encoding class II fructose-bisphosphatase, with protein MENSVLTPSLADAMVRVTEEAAIAASKLVGRGDEKKADAAAVDAMRTAFNRVDFKGRVVIGEGERDEAPMLYIGEEVGTGNGPEIDIALDPLEGTTLTAKAMANALAVLAIAPKGGLLHAPDTYMDKIAIGPGYPEGIISLDASPAENITALAKHKGVDVSDMTACVLDRPRHEEIIESLRSVGARVALITDGDVAGVIATTNPHTGIDLYMGSGGAPEGVLAAAALKCVGGQMFGRLVFRNDDEKKRAARVGITDLGRTYALNELASSDTVFCATGVTQGSMLSGVQHRDGGVHTHTLVMTSTDGMVRYIRSNRKA; from the coding sequence ATGGAAAACAGCGTTCTGACGCCTAGCCTGGCGGATGCCATGGTTCGCGTGACCGAAGAAGCAGCCATCGCTGCGTCAAAACTGGTCGGTCGTGGCGACGAGAAAAAGGCCGATGCGGCCGCCGTCGATGCCATGCGTACGGCATTCAACCGGGTCGATTTCAAAGGCCGCGTCGTGATCGGCGAAGGCGAGCGCGACGAAGCCCCGATGCTCTATATCGGTGAGGAAGTCGGCACAGGAAACGGTCCGGAGATCGATATCGCCCTCGACCCGCTGGAAGGCACCACGCTGACCGCCAAGGCCATGGCCAACGCGCTCGCTGTGCTGGCGATCGCGCCGAAGGGCGGCCTGCTGCACGCGCCAGACACCTATATGGACAAGATCGCCATTGGTCCGGGGTATCCGGAAGGCATCATCAGCCTCGATGCCAGCCCGGCAGAGAACATCACGGCGCTCGCCAAGCACAAAGGCGTCGACGTGAGCGACATGACCGCTTGCGTCCTCGACCGCCCGCGTCACGAAGAGATCATCGAGAGCCTGCGCTCCGTCGGCGCCCGCGTGGCCCTCATCACCGATGGTGATGTTGCCGGCGTGATCGCAACGACGAACCCGCACACCGGCATCGACCTGTACATGGGCTCCGGCGGTGCACCGGAAGGCGTGCTCGCGGCAGCAGCCTTGAAATGCGTCGGCGGCCAGATGTTCGGCCGTCTCGTCTTCCGCAATGATGATGAAAAGAAGCGCGCCGCCCGCGTCGGGATCACCGACCTCGGCCGTACCTATGCGCTGAACGAGTTGGCATCGTCCGACACCGTTTTCTGCGCCACGGGCGTGACTCAGGGCTCCATGCTGAGCGGCGTGCAGCATCGTGACGGCGGCGTGCACACCCACACGCTGGTGATGACGTCCACCGACGGCATGGTCCGCTACATCCGGTCCAACCGGAAGGCATAA